In Corylus avellana chromosome ca2, CavTom2PMs-1.0, the following proteins share a genomic window:
- the LOC132172062 gene encoding nonsense-mediated mRNA decay factor SMG7-like translates to MTTNSLIPSKDQKEKQIVLTEVGNTEKQLWTLIYSKSLLHPDVQDLYRKVRSSYEKIILNDHELVQLQDVEYSLWKLHYKHIDEFRKTIKKSSADGESTNLVLKKNAGNVQRSGDKCILGFKSFLSEATEFYQNLIVKIRKCYSCSEDSFLHKKGGTSTSFEPKMQKCQFLCHRFLVCLGDLARYREQYEKPDVQKHNWSVAASHYLEATMIWPDSGNPQNQLAVLATYVGDEFLALYHCVRSLAVKEPFPDALDNLILLFERNRSSHLGSLHGEADFDFLKPFERINVQGKLQSSEDFSNCNMLKAEHICSVETDLWSLLIRTMSFFFLESSLEEFPCAFASAMRGLDALMALDDTKLKAALESYECLDSARAGPFRALQVASIFIFIIENYLVHGSQVGRSKDKNDTEQLVWTQFAMAATIIFMGRLVDRCLKASQLYLCPLLPAVLVFVEWFVGMLDQAKTCGVDEKSRSAISYFFGVFIELLNELNVEWGEGTSPDSTSLWEDYELRGFAPVACAHVLLDFSTPWEHIDSFESGSECRAHRIINAAMKIAEKSNDSGNWIFYDKLVRKFYMGESNEFPERKKSEKANSDLKVEEPNQHIYEATEECEELILKTPSNPHVIGKSAATEEEEVILFKPLTRYNSAPLYSSVAMNDQMSLKDSGDENGPSDECLRRATSLLIAQNQAESDPLAFHAGITNFKCNVSFKHQEPLVKDTASHPSLEIPISAGPPSLSAWVLNRGSLSYDREKGIGNGSKHSLEPIEEMPSTSLSGLSISENRDSVISSEHEYATTNYLSPTYSPPMPSAPLLPDDAVWFSGIQSNFSNRTTSGGVGVANNFYGPSQVLGTSNWSAAYVPPDYGHSVQGYLNNHPPSRQMTSSEWLRQYRENHNLGQGNSYIWPAHSYAPENLGNFQDHEASKFGVFDRWGNPMAYKPSVYMESPQLQPALPLVYSADDHREKLFHGYQRPSPFGCGAVTEPQPLLQYLKEKEWRLQQDPTPRGPTYMGN, encoded by the exons ATGACTACAAATTCACTTATTCCTTCCAAAGATcagaaagaaaaacagattgTTCTCACTGAG GTTGGTAATACAGAAAAACAGTTGTGGACATTGATTTATTCCAAAAGTCTATTGCACCCTGATGTTCAAGACTTGTACCGCAAAGTCCGTTCTAGTTATGAGAAAATCATTCTAAATGATCATGAACTGGTGCAACTTCAAGATGTTGAATATTCCTTGTGGAAACTTCACTATAAGCATATTGATGAATTTCGTAAGACAATAAAGAAAAGTTCTGCTGATGGAGAGAGCACAAATTTagtattgaaaaaaaatgctGGAAATGTGCAGAGAAGTGGTGACAAGTGTATATTAGGATTCAAGTCATTTCTCTCTGAAGCAACTGAATTTTACCAAAATTTGATTGTGAAAATCAGAAAATGCTATAGCTGTTCAGAAGATTCCTTCTTGCATAAAAAAGGTGGCACATCTACTTCCTTTGAACCTAAGATGCAGAAATGCCAATTTTTATGCCATCGGTTTTTAGTTTGTCTTGGGGATCTTGCTAGATACCGAGAACAATATGAAAAACCCGATGTTCAAAAGCATAACTGGTCAGTTGCAGCCTCCCACTACTTGGAAGCAACAATGATTTGGCCAGATAGTGGAAACCCCCAGAATCAG TTGGCAGTATTGGCTACATATGTTGGTGATGAGTTCCTTGCTTTGTACCACTGTGTAAGGAGTTTAGCCGTTAAAGAACCTTTCCCTGATGCCTTGGATAACCTAATTTTACTCTTTGAAAGG AACAGGTCATCTCATTTGGGTTCCCTTCATGGTGAGGCCGACTTTGATTTCTTAAAACCATTTGAAAGAATCAATGTCCAGGGCAAATTACAATCAAGTGAAGATTTCTCAAATTGCAATATGTTGAAAGCTGAACACATTTGCTCCGTGGAAACAGACTTATGGTCTCTTCTTATCAGAACTatgagtttctttttcttagaaTCCAG CTTGGAGGAATTCCCTTGTGCCTTTGCCTCTGCTATGAGAGGGTTGGATGCTTTAATGGCACTAGATGATACAAAACTAAAAGCTGCATTGGAATCCTATGAGTGTTTGGATTCAGCTAGAGCAGGCCCCTTTCGAGCCCTCCAAGTTGCttctatttttatctttatcataGAGAACTACCTAGTGCATGGTTCACAAGTAGGAAGGTCCAAAGATAAAAATGATACGGAACAGCTTGTCTGGACACAATTTGCAATGGCTGCCACAATCATTTTCATGGGTCGCCTTGTTGATAGATGTTTGAAGGCTAGTCAATTGTATCTTTGCCCCCTCTTACCAGCTGTGCTTGTATTTGTGGAGTGGTTTGTGGGCATGCTTGATCAAGCAAAAACGTGTGGGGTTGATGAAAAAAGTAGAAGTGCCATCTCTTACTTTTTTGGTGTGTTTATTGAGCTTCTAAACGAGTTAAATGTTGAATGGGGTGAAGGCACGTCTCCAGATAGTACTTCTCTGTGGGAAGACTATGAATTGAGGGGCTTTGCACCTGTAGCATGTGCGCATGTGTTGTTAGATTTTTCAACTCCTTGGGAACATATAGACAGTTTTGAAAGTGGGAGTGAATGCCGTGCTCACCGCATTATTAATGCTGCAATGAAGATTGCAGAAAAATCAAATGACTCTGGAAATTGGATCTTCTATGATAAATTGGTAAGAAAATTCTACATGGGAGAGTCAAATGAATTTccagagagaaaaaaatcagaaaaggcCAATTCTGATCTTAAAGTCGAAGAGCCAAACCAGCATATTTATGAAGCCACAGAAGAATGTGAGGAACTGATCCTGAAGACTCCAAGTAACCCCCATGTGATTGGTAAATCGGCTGCCACAGAAGAGGAAGAAGTCATTCTCTTTAAACCTCTAACAAGATATAACTCGGCACCGCTTTACAGTTCTGTTGCCATGAACGATCAAATGTCTCTGAAAGATTCAGGGGATGAAAATGGACCTTCAGATGAATGCTTGCGCCGAGCTACGTCACTACTTATTGCGCAAAACCAGGCCGAGAGTGATCCTTTAGCCTTCCATGCTGGTATAACTAATTTCAAGTGCAACGTGTCATTCAAGCATCAGGAGCCTCTGGTGAAGGATACAGCATCTCACCCATCTTTAGAAATACCCATCTCTGCTGGGCCTCCCTCGCTCAGTGCTTGGGTCCTCAATAGAGGAAGTTTGAGTTATGATAGAGAGAAAGGGATAGGAAACGGTAGTAAACATAGCTTGGAGCCTATAGAGGAAATGCCTTCTACATCCTTGAGTGGTCTTTCCATCAGCGAAAATAGGGATTCTGTCATTAGTTCTGAGCATGAATATGCAACCACCAATTACTTGTCTCCTACTTACTCTCCTCCGATGCCTTCTGCTCCTTTATTGCCTGATGATGCTGTCTGGTTTAGTGGCATTCAATCTAATTTTTCCAACCGCACAACCTCCGGGGGCGTTGGTGTAGCTAACAATTTTTATGGTCCATCACAGGTACTAGGTACTTCAAATTGGAGTGCTGCTTATGTGCCTCCTGATTATGGTCATAGTGTCCAGGGTTACCTGAATAATCACCCACCTTCACGTCAAATGACTTCTTCTGAATGGCTTCGTCAGTACAGAGAAAATCACAATCTTGGGCAGGGCAATAGTTATATATGGCCGGCTCATTCTTATGCTCCTGAGAACCTTGGAAACTTCCAAGATCATGAAGCTTCCAAGTTTGGTGTTTTTGATCGGTGGGGAAATCCTATGGCTTACAAACCAAGTGTATATATGGAGAGCCCTCAGTTGCAACCTGCTTTGCCTCTTGTTTACAGTGCAGATGATCACAGGGAGAA